One part of the Bacteroidales bacterium genome encodes these proteins:
- a CDS encoding ATP-binding cassette domain-containing protein — MKVSLDKLGKRFNNQWIFRGLSKDLIEGERYVILGGNGSGKSTLLQTIAGYRVPSEGSISFHDNDKLIAADQQYRYISIASPYLSLIEEFDIDELFEFHFGLKPIIPDLDVKGFKELLGLQNINKKPIRQYSSGMKQRLRLALAFFSDTQMLMLDEPCSNLDAQGVEWYRRLLDSVSKNRLVIICSNHQENEYEPCSNSIEISFYKPAATLKSR; from the coding sequence ATGAAAGTTTCACTTGATAAGCTCGGTAAACGGTTTAACAATCAATGGATCTTTCGTGGTTTAAGCAAGGATCTGATTGAAGGTGAAAGGTATGTAATCCTTGGCGGCAATGGTTCAGGGAAGTCAACATTATTACAAACAATAGCAGGTTACAGAGTTCCTTCCGAAGGTAGTATCAGTTTTCACGATAATGATAAACTAATAGCAGCTGACCAGCAATACCGCTATATTTCGATTGCATCACCCTACCTTTCGCTAATTGAGGAATTTGATATTGATGAATTGTTTGAGTTTCATTTCGGATTGAAGCCAATCATTCCTGACCTGGATGTTAAAGGTTTCAAAGAATTGCTGGGTTTGCAAAACATTAACAAGAAACCAATCCGGCAATATTCATCAGGAATGAAACAACGTTTACGTCTGGCACTGGCCTTTTTTTCTGACACCCAAATGCTGATGCTTGATGAGCCTTGCTCCAACCTCGATGCGCAAGGGGTGGAATGGTATCGCAGGCTCCTGGATTCAGTTTCAAAGAACCGACTTGTGATTATATGCTCAAACCACCAGGAAAATGAGTATGAACCTTGCAGCAACAGCATTGAAATCAGTTTTTACAAACCTGCCGCAACTTTAAAATCACGTTAA
- a CDS encoding glycerol acyltransferase — MSDTKKPSGTKHINLAKALKGTQSKGLRRLPKTIVKILERFIYQDQINAVINKYIDFTGVSFHPEVIKEFNIKLDIRGIENMPEHSRCFFTANHPFGVIDGLVLGYQVGRKYGDLRAIGNESFLYVPNLRPLIAAVNVFGKSSREYIEALNEVYNSDVAIAHFPAGEVSRVYDGKIQDSPWQKSFVTKAISAHRDVVPCYFAGTNSRLFYLVFRFRKLTGIKTNLELALLPREMFKKRNKTIRLIIGKPIPWSRFDKSMTHHEWAQKVRQHVYKMGETDQEITF, encoded by the coding sequence ATGTCAGATACAAAAAAACCTTCCGGCACCAAACATATCAATTTGGCGAAAGCATTAAAGGGTACGCAATCAAAAGGGCTCAGACGGCTTCCCAAAACCATTGTTAAAATCCTCGAAAGGTTCATTTACCAGGATCAGATCAATGCTGTGATAAATAAATACATTGACTTTACCGGCGTCAGTTTTCATCCTGAGGTAATCAAAGAATTCAATATAAAGCTTGATATCAGAGGCATCGAAAACATGCCCGAACATTCACGTTGCTTTTTTACAGCCAATCATCCTTTCGGTGTAATTGACGGTTTGGTACTTGGTTATCAGGTTGGCCGTAAATATGGCGATTTAAGGGCAATCGGAAACGAGTCTTTTCTTTACGTGCCCAATCTGCGGCCATTGATTGCTGCGGTAAATGTATTTGGAAAAAGTTCGCGAGAATATATTGAAGCGCTGAATGAAGTTTATAACTCAGATGTTGCCATTGCACACTTTCCTGCGGGTGAAGTTTCACGCGTTTATGACGGAAAAATTCAGGATTCTCCCTGGCAGAAGAGTTTTGTAACCAAAGCCATTTCGGCTCATCGCGATGTTGTACCTTGCTATTTTGCTGGAACCAATTCCCGTTTGTTCTATTTAGTGTTTAGGTTCAGGAAGTTAACAGGAATAAAAACAAATCTTGAATTGGCTTTGCTGCCCCGCGAAATGTTCAAAAAAAGAAACAAAACCATCCGCCTGATTATCGGAAAACCCATTCCATGGTCCAGGTTCGATAAATCAATGACGCACCACGAATGGGCGCAAAAAGTAAGACAGCATGTTTATAAAATGGGAGAAACAGATCAGGAAATAACTTTCTAA
- a CDS encoding O-antigen ligase family protein — MLGDINVKSIINEIGENRLSEKTKQILVYFLSALFIAINSYLIHKEFYWGIFIPLFIVVLFFFLFAYDKVILLIILLTPLSVYFLDPELNVGISLPAEPLMFGVLLLFLLKVLFDYKYDRTVLRHPVTIFIILNLIWMLVTTITSQIHLISIKYFISRLWFVVPMFFAGIMLFKDYRNIKKLFWYYAISLLVVIAYTTIRHYLNGFEEKTGTWVMKPFYNDHTAYGAVMSMFIPVFIGLALIRNQKPWMRTAAFIVASAMLMALILSFSRAAWLSVAFAFGAFLITIFRIKFRWLLIAAISLTAVFYSFRFEIIDYLSKNKQDSSANFVEHVQSIANISSDASNLERINRWQSAIRMFEVKPILGFGPGTYQFLYAPYQLSKEKTIISTNFGDVGNAHSEYIGPMAESGILGMLTFVAIAIALLFTGFRVYKQSKIREVRIISLSVTIGLVSYLMHGFLNNFLDTEKLSIPFWGFAAVLVALDLYHKEKPKAEEKSEVEVL, encoded by the coding sequence ATGTTGGGCGATATCAATGTAAAATCCATTATCAATGAAATCGGTGAAAACCGCCTTTCGGAAAAAACCAAGCAAATACTGGTTTACTTTCTGAGCGCATTATTTATTGCTATTAATTCATACTTGATTCACAAAGAATTTTACTGGGGAATTTTCATTCCGCTTTTCATAGTTGTCCTGTTCTTCTTCCTGTTTGCATACGATAAGGTTATCCTACTCATCATCTTGCTGACCCCTTTATCAGTTTACTTCCTTGATCCTGAACTTAATGTTGGTATTTCATTGCCTGCCGAACCACTGATGTTTGGTGTGCTTCTGCTTTTTTTGCTGAAAGTTTTATTTGATTACAAATACGACAGGACAGTTCTGAGGCATCCCGTAACAATTTTTATAATTCTTAACCTCATCTGGATGCTGGTAACTACCATCACCAGTCAGATACACCTAATATCAATCAAGTACTTTATTTCAAGGCTTTGGTTTGTAGTCCCAATGTTTTTTGCCGGCATTATGCTTTTCAAGGATTACAGGAACATTAAAAAACTTTTCTGGTATTATGCCATTTCTTTGCTGGTGGTTATTGCATATACTACTATCAGGCACTACTTGAACGGCTTTGAAGAAAAAACCGGCACATGGGTCATGAAACCATTCTACAATGACCACACTGCCTACGGCGCTGTGATGTCAATGTTTATTCCGGTATTTATTGGTTTGGCTCTGATTCGTAATCAAAAACCATGGATGCGAACTGCAGCATTCATTGTGGCTTCAGCAATGCTCATGGCTCTCATCCTGTCGTTCAGCCGTGCTGCATGGCTGAGTGTTGCTTTTGCTTTTGGAGCTTTCCTTATTACGATTTTCAGAATTAAATTTCGTTGGTTGTTGATAGCTGCAATTTCTCTAACTGCAGTCTTTTATTCCTTCAGGTTCGAAATCATTGATTACCTCTCGAAAAACAAGCAAGACAGCTCGGCAAACTTTGTTGAGCATGTGCAATCCATTGCCAATATTTCGTCTGATGCAAGTAACCTGGAGCGCATAAACCGGTGGCAATCGGCAATCAGGATGTTTGAGGTAAAACCGATACTTGGTTTCGGACCCGGCACTTACCAGTTTCTGTATGCACCTTATCAGTTATCGAAAGAGAAAACCATCATCAGTACAAACTTTGGGGATGTTGGCAATGCACATAGCGAGTACATAGGACCAATGGCAGAATCAGGGATTCTGGGAATGCTTACATTTGTGGCTATTGCTATTGCCTTGCTGTTTACTGGATTCAGGGTATATAAGCAGTCAAAGATCAGGGAGGTGAGAATTATAAGCCTTTCGGTTACGATTGGGTTGGTAAGTTACCTGATGCATGGCTTTCTTAATAACTTTCTCGATACTGAAAAACTCTCCATTCCATTTTGGGGATTTGCCGCAGTGCTGGTGGCGCTGGATCTATATCACAAAGAAAAGCCAAAAGCTGAAGAAAAATCTGAGGTCGAAGTCCTATAA
- the efp gene encoding elongation factor P, whose amino-acid sequence MATTADFRNGLCIDFNGDLYSIVEFQHVKPGKGGAFVRTKLKNLKTGKVVPNTFNAGVKIDIARVERRPYQYLYKDESGYHFMHNETFEQTFISEALIGASGLLKEGQEVEIVFHADTETPLTCDLPPFVELEVVYAEPGMRGDTATNTLRPATVETGATVHVPLFINIGDRIKVDTRTGDYSERVKG is encoded by the coding sequence ATGGCAACAACTGCTGATTTCAGAAACGGCCTCTGTATTGATTTTAATGGGGATTTGTACTCCATCGTCGAATTCCAGCATGTAAAACCCGGCAAGGGTGGCGCTTTCGTGAGAACAAAACTGAAAAACCTGAAAACCGGAAAAGTGGTTCCAAACACTTTCAATGCCGGTGTTAAAATTGATATTGCCAGGGTTGAGAGAAGGCCTTACCAGTATCTATACAAAGATGAATCCGGATATCATTTCATGCATAACGAAACTTTCGAACAAACTTTTATATCCGAAGCACTCATCGGTGCATCAGGTTTACTGAAAGAGGGACAGGAAGTAGAAATTGTATTTCATGCCGATACCGAAACCCCTTTAACCTGCGATCTTCCACCTTTTGTTGAACTGGAAGTAGTGTATGCCGAACCAGGCATGAGAGGCGACACTGCCACCAACACCCTCAGGCCGGCTACTGTTGAAACAGGAGCAACGGTGCATGTTCCGCTGTTCATAAATATTGGCGATCGCATTAAGGTTGACACACGTACAGGTGATTATTCCGAAAGGGTTAAAGGCTAA
- the lpxD gene encoding UDP-3-O-(3-hydroxymyristoyl)glucosamine N-acyltransferase translates to MTFSAKQIADLLKGTVDGDPNITVHRLAKIEQGEPGSLTFLANPVYTPYIYSTNASIVVVNKTFVPEQPVNSTLIRVDNAYEAFAQLLEVYNQIKMNKTGISERASIAHTAHLGEGIFVGDFSVIGENVTIGNNVKIYPQVFIGDNTKIGNNTILYPGVKIYSDCLIGDSCVFHSGVVIGGDGFGFAPQQDNNYRKVAQIGNVIIEENVEVGSNTTIDRATLGSTIIRKGVKLDNLIQIAHNVEIGENTVIAAQTGISGSTKIGRNCMLGGQVGITGHIFIADNVKIGAQSGISSSIKTPGKIVIGTPAIDASIFKRSVVYFKNLQNIADDLQKLKAKVFNADQQ, encoded by the coding sequence ATGACTTTTTCAGCAAAACAAATTGCCGACTTACTCAAAGGAACAGTTGATGGTGATCCCAATATTACCGTTCATAGACTGGCCAAGATTGAACAAGGAGAACCTGGTTCGCTTACTTTCCTCGCCAATCCTGTTTACACACCATATATCTATTCAACAAACGCCAGTATTGTAGTCGTAAATAAGACTTTCGTTCCTGAACAGCCTGTTAATAGCACATTAATCAGGGTAGACAATGCCTACGAAGCCTTTGCTCAATTGCTCGAAGTTTACAACCAGATCAAAATGAACAAAACCGGCATCTCCGAACGTGCATCTATTGCACATACTGCACATCTTGGAGAAGGTATTTTTGTCGGAGACTTTTCAGTAATTGGCGAAAATGTAACCATAGGCAACAACGTGAAAATCTACCCCCAGGTTTTCATTGGCGACAATACCAAAATTGGAAACAACACGATCTTGTACCCGGGAGTGAAAATATATTCCGATTGCCTGATCGGTGATTCATGTGTATTTCATTCCGGTGTTGTGATTGGTGGTGATGGATTTGGGTTCGCACCACAACAAGACAACAATTACAGGAAAGTAGCACAAATCGGCAATGTTATTATTGAAGAAAATGTTGAAGTTGGCTCAAATACTACCATTGACAGGGCAACACTTGGTTCAACCATAATACGCAAAGGTGTGAAACTTGATAATCTTATTCAGATAGCCCATAATGTTGAGATTGGTGAGAACACAGTGATAGCTGCTCAAACAGGCATTTCAGGGAGCACAAAAATTGGTCGCAATTGTATGCTGGGCGGCCAGGTAGGTATTACCGGCCACATTTTCATTGCCGACAATGTTAAGATTGGTGCACAATCCGGTATCTCATCAAGCATTAAAACTCCCGGGAAAATTGTGATAGGCACGCCAGCCATTGATGCTTCAATTTTCAAACGGTCGGTAGTATATTTCAAAAACCTCCAAAACATTGCTGACGATTTACAAAAACTGAAAGCCAAAGTTTTTAATGCTGATCAGCAATAG
- a CDS encoding class I SAM-dependent methyltransferase: MILSFRKWIFRVWYWYVNRVDKNAEILFMNYGYKFTGDQIELEPADEPNRYSVQLYHLLGSSASIAGKQIAEIGCGRGGGLSYIVRTFAPASAKGIDISTSAVNFCRKNYDLEGLTFAIGDAQDLSFMQDNSLDIIINCESSHRYPRMDLFFKEVYRILRPGASLLYTDFGFDHEMAGILKMIDESGLTITKEAMITDNVVKALEADDDRRRNLVKRLTPGFLRKQAFNFAGNVGGETYNLFATNKYNYFFYVLQKR; encoded by the coding sequence ATGATATTATCTTTCCGGAAATGGATCTTCAGGGTTTGGTACTGGTACGTGAACAGAGTTGATAAAAATGCTGAAATCCTCTTCATGAACTATGGCTATAAATTTACGGGCGATCAGATCGAATTGGAACCCGCAGACGAACCCAACAGATATTCAGTGCAATTGTACCACTTGCTTGGAAGTTCAGCCAGCATTGCCGGAAAGCAAATAGCCGAAATCGGTTGTGGACGCGGCGGTGGGCTGTCTTATATCGTGCGAACCTTTGCCCCGGCCTCAGCCAAGGGAATTGATATCAGCACAAGCGCTGTAAATTTTTGTAGAAAGAATTATGACCTTGAAGGACTTACATTTGCGATCGGCGATGCGCAGGACCTTTCATTCATGCAAGACAATTCGCTTGATATTATAATCAATTGTGAATCTTCGCATCGCTATCCACGCATGGACCTTTTTTTCAAAGAAGTTTATCGTATTTTGCGTCCGGGCGCTTCACTTTTATACACTGATTTTGGTTTTGATCATGAAATGGCAGGAATCCTAAAGATGATTGATGAATCAGGACTGACGATTACCAAGGAAGCCATGATTACTGACAATGTTGTAAAAGCGCTTGAGGCCGACGACGATCGCAGGCGAAACCTTGTAAAAAGACTGACTCCTGGCTTTCTTCGCAAACAGGCATTTAACTTTGCCGGTAATGTTGGAGGCGAAACATATAATCTGTTTGCAACAAACAAATACAATTACTTTTTCTATGTATTGCAAAAGAGGTAG
- the lpxA gene encoding acyl-ACP--UDP-N-acetylglucosamine O-acyltransferase, whose amino-acid sequence MNQPLAYVHPQAKIAKNVVIEPFVNIEKNVEIDEGTWIGSNVTIMEGARIGKNCRIFPGAVISAIPQDLKYDGEETLVRIGNNVTIREFVTVNRATKANWETVVGDNTLLMAYVHIAHDCIIGKNCILANVANLAGHIVIDDWAILGGLTAVHQFVHIGSHVMIAGGSLVRKDVPPFTKAAREPLSFAGINSIGLRRRGFSADQINDIQNIYRHIYLKRYNVSQAVRIIEADYPATPERDEILAFINTSKRGIMKGYYKHRERDTEE is encoded by the coding sequence ATGAATCAGCCCTTAGCTTATGTTCACCCACAGGCCAAAATTGCTAAAAACGTAGTAATAGAACCCTTCGTCAACATCGAAAAAAATGTTGAAATTGACGAAGGCACATGGATCGGATCGAATGTTACAATCATGGAAGGCGCAAGAATTGGGAAGAATTGCCGGATTTTTCCCGGAGCCGTTATATCAGCCATCCCGCAAGATCTGAAATATGATGGTGAGGAAACATTAGTAAGAATCGGTAACAACGTGACCATCCGTGAATTTGTAACCGTAAACCGCGCTACCAAAGCCAACTGGGAAACTGTTGTTGGCGACAATACTTTGCTAATGGCTTACGTGCACATTGCCCATGATTGTATTATAGGCAAAAATTGTATACTCGCTAACGTTGCGAACCTGGCAGGGCACATTGTTATTGACGATTGGGCGATCCTGGGCGGACTTACAGCCGTACACCAGTTTGTTCACATTGGCTCGCATGTTATGATAGCAGGTGGATCGCTGGTTCGGAAAGATGTACCTCCTTTTACAAAAGCTGCCCGTGAGCCGCTTTCATTTGCAGGTATCAATTCAATAGGTTTACGCCGGAGAGGCTTCAGCGCCGATCAAATCAATGATATCCAGAATATTTACCGGCATATTTACCTGAAGAGGTACAATGTTAGCCAGGCCGTTCGTATCATCGAAGCTGATTACCCGGCAACACCAGAGCGCGACGAAATTCTTGCCTTTATAAATACTTCCAAGCGAGGTATCATGAAAGGATATTACAAGCACAGAGAACGGGACACTGAAGAATAA
- a CDS encoding bifunctional UDP-3-O-[3-hydroxymyristoyl] N-acetylglucosamine deacetylase/3-hydroxyacyl-ACP dehydratase, whose protein sequence is MKEKQKTIKQPVSVSGPGLHTGKTVTLTFKPAPDNHGYKFQRTDLEGHPIVNAGVENVVDTNRGTTLEQNGVRINTTEHALAACVGMGLDNVIIELDGSETPILDGSAKYYIEAIDKVGLITQKEEKIWYELDSNIIYTNPDHKVELLAIPSKEYKISVMIDFDEKVLGTQNAVLNRIEDFKTEIAPCRTFVFLHELEYLIHNNLIKGGDLNNAIVFVNRLIQQEELDRLAKFFNKPKVEVLKEGILNNLELYFPNEPARHKLLDVVGDLALVGVPLKAHIIATRPGHASNTQFAKLIRKHIREVSKQPPAPFYDPNKPPLYDVNDIKRILPHRPPFLLVDKIIEIGEDYIIGMKSVTMNEPFFIGHFPDEPLMPGVLQVEAIAQTGGVFVLNSVPDPENYITYFLKIENVRFRQKVVPGDTLVFRLELLSPFRRGVCHMKGTAWVGNKIATEAEMMAQIVRKPDL, encoded by the coding sequence ATGAAAGAAAAGCAAAAAACCATCAAGCAACCGGTTTCGGTGTCTGGCCCCGGATTGCATACAGGCAAAACTGTAACCCTCACTTTTAAACCTGCACCCGATAATCACGGTTATAAATTTCAGCGAACCGATCTTGAAGGTCACCCAATTGTTAATGCCGGTGTTGAAAACGTGGTTGATACAAACCGTGGAACCACGCTTGAGCAAAACGGTGTTCGCATCAACACAACCGAACACGCTCTTGCAGCATGTGTTGGCATGGGCCTCGACAATGTAATTATTGAGCTTGACGGTAGCGAAACACCAATACTTGATGGAAGTGCAAAGTATTATATTGAAGCAATAGATAAAGTTGGCCTCATTACCCAAAAAGAAGAAAAGATCTGGTACGAACTCGACTCAAACATCATTTACACCAATCCCGATCACAAGGTTGAACTTTTGGCAATTCCGAGCAAGGAATACAAGATTTCTGTTATGATTGACTTTGATGAGAAGGTGCTTGGAACACAAAATGCTGTCTTGAACAGGATTGAGGATTTCAAAACCGAGATTGCCCCTTGCCGCACTTTCGTTTTCCTGCATGAACTTGAATATCTGATTCATAACAATCTTATTAAAGGCGGCGATCTTAACAATGCCATTGTTTTTGTGAACCGGCTAATCCAGCAGGAAGAACTCGACAGGCTTGCCAAATTCTTTAATAAACCTAAGGTTGAGGTTTTAAAAGAAGGAATTCTCAACAATCTTGAGCTTTATTTCCCTAACGAACCCGCCCGCCACAAACTCCTTGATGTTGTTGGCGATCTGGCACTTGTAGGAGTTCCGCTTAAAGCCCACATCATAGCTACAAGGCCGGGTCATGCATCCAACACCCAGTTTGCCAAGCTGATCCGTAAGCACATCAGGGAAGTGTCAAAGCAACCGCCGGCACCGTTTTACGACCCTAATAAGCCACCACTTTACGATGTTAACGACATCAAACGAATTCTGCCACATCGCCCGCCCTTCCTGCTTGTTGATAAAATCATTGAAATAGGCGAAGACTATATTATCGGCATGAAAAGTGTTACTATGAATGAGCCATTTTTTATCGGTCATTTTCCCGATGAACCGCTCATGCCTGGTGTCCTGCAGGTAGAGGCCATCGCCCAGACTGGTGGCGTTTTTGTACTCAACAGCGTTCCGGATCCGGAAAATTATATCACATACTTCCTTAAAATTGAAAATGTGAGGTTCCGTCAAAAGGTTGTCCCGGGTGATACCCTGGTTTTCAGACTTGAATTATTATCGCCATTCAGGCGTGGAGTTTGCCACATGAAAGGGACGGCATGGGTAGGAAACAAAATTGCTACTGAAGCCGAAATGATGGCACAGATTGTTCGTAAACCCGACTTGTAA
- a CDS encoding UDP-3-O-(3-hydroxymyristoyl)glucosamine N-acyltransferase, which translates to MRLENPTTLAEVAALLHVKFDGDPGFIISGLNEIHMVEQGDLTFVDHPKYYKKALESKATTIIINKTVERPEGKALIFSDDPFTDYVRLVKKYRPFEPANQMISLSASIGEGTIIQPGAFIGNHVKIGSNCLIHANVSIYDHSILGNNVIIHSGTVIGADAFYFQRKPHGYSKFESCGRVIIEDNVEIGACCTIDKGVSGDTRIGKGTKFDNHIQIGHDTVIGKNCLFASAVVVAGVTVVEDDVILWGQVAIQKDIVIGKGAVVLATSAVDKSIEGNKVYFGVPAIEARKKWRELVALKQLPEIIARLEKERE; encoded by the coding sequence ATGCGATTAGAAAATCCTACAACACTCGCGGAGGTTGCTGCACTTCTGCATGTAAAGTTTGATGGCGATCCTGGATTTATCATTAGCGGCCTCAATGAAATTCACATGGTTGAACAAGGCGATCTCACCTTTGTTGACCATCCCAAATACTACAAGAAAGCGCTGGAATCGAAAGCAACAACCATCATCATCAACAAAACTGTTGAAAGGCCCGAAGGTAAAGCACTGATTTTTTCCGACGATCCGTTCACTGATTATGTAAGGCTTGTAAAAAAATATCGCCCGTTTGAACCGGCCAATCAAATGATCAGTCTATCAGCCAGCATTGGTGAAGGCACCATCATCCAGCCCGGTGCGTTTATTGGCAATCATGTTAAAATAGGCAGTAACTGTCTGATCCATGCCAATGTCAGCATTTATGATCATTCCATCCTGGGCAATAATGTTATCATACATTCCGGAACTGTGATCGGCGCCGATGCTTTCTATTTTCAGCGTAAGCCACACGGTTACTCAAAATTTGAATCCTGCGGCAGGGTTATCATCGAAGACAATGTTGAAATCGGAGCCTGTTGCACCATTGACAAAGGCGTTTCGGGCGATACGCGAATCGGGAAAGGAACTAAGTTCGACAACCATATCCAGATCGGGCATGACACCGTGATCGGAAAGAACTGTCTTTTTGCATCGGCAGTTGTGGTGGCCGGTGTTACGGTCGTTGAGGACGATGTTATTCTTTGGGGCCAGGTGGCTATTCAGAAAGACATAGTAATAGGTAAAGGCGCTGTAGTATTAGCAACGTCAGCAGTTGATAAATCCATCGAAGGCAACAAAGTGTATTTTGGCGTTCCCGCCATCGAAGCCCGCAAAAAGTGGAGAGAACTTGTTGCATTGAAGCAATTGCCTGAAATTATCGCAAGGCTTGAAAAAGAGCGTGAATAA